The proteins below are encoded in one region of Nitrospira sp.:
- a CDS encoding tRNA (adenine-N1)-methyltransferase — MSKLQNGERVHLVDKKGRQYALTLKAGDIYHFSGETIAHDELIGKPDGSIVTLSKGKRFLALRPTFGEYVLKMPRGAQVLYPKDLSLIPMWADVYPGARVFEAGTGSGALTMALLRAVGPTGLVVTYEARDDFARTALTNIERYMGPVSTLMPMRKNAYEGIDLLEDGRPFDRLVLDLPEPWQVVPHAAKVLRSGGIYLSFVPTIPQVMQTVDALERTSVFGNIETFETLLRTWSIQGRSVRPDHRMVAHSGFLTVARKVEEGWWSRPQRTGETEAGAEEAPDDHEREDATA, encoded by the coding sequence ATGTCAAAACTACAAAACGGCGAGCGCGTCCATCTGGTGGATAAGAAGGGGCGACAGTATGCCCTGACGTTAAAAGCCGGAGATATCTATCACTTCAGCGGCGAGACCATCGCGCATGATGAGCTGATCGGCAAGCCGGATGGGTCGATCGTGACCCTCTCGAAGGGCAAGCGATTTCTGGCCCTACGACCGACCTTCGGGGAGTATGTCCTGAAAATGCCCCGCGGGGCGCAGGTGTTGTATCCCAAGGATTTGTCGTTGATTCCCATGTGGGCGGATGTGTATCCCGGCGCGCGAGTGTTCGAAGCCGGAACCGGCTCCGGGGCGCTCACGATGGCCTTGTTACGCGCCGTGGGCCCGACCGGGCTGGTCGTGACCTATGAAGCCCGTGACGACTTTGCCCGCACCGCCCTGACGAATATCGAACGGTACATGGGGCCGGTGTCCACTCTGATGCCGATGAGAAAGAACGCCTATGAGGGCATCGACCTGCTCGAAGACGGCCGTCCGTTCGATCGCCTCGTGCTGGATTTGCCCGAACCCTGGCAGGTCGTCCCGCATGCGGCCAAGGTCTTGCGCTCCGGCGGCATTTATTTGAGTTTTGTGCCTACCATCCCGCAGGTGATGCAAACCGTTGATGCGCTGGAACGCACGTCGGTGTTCGGCAATATCGAAACCTTTGAGACCTTGCTGCGCACCTGGTCGATCCAGGGACGTAGTGTTCGTCCCGATCATCGGATGGTGGCGCATTCAGGGTTTTTGACGGTGGCGAGAAAGGTCGAAGAGGGCTGGTGGTCGCGTCCTCAACGCACAGGTGAGACGGAAGCAGGCGCCGAAGAGGCGCCGGACGACCATGAGAGGGAGGACGCAACGGCATGA